Proteins encoded in a region of the Benincasa hispida cultivar B227 chromosome 2, ASM972705v1, whole genome shotgun sequence genome:
- the LOC120072295 gene encoding probable LRR receptor-like serine/threonine-protein kinase At1g74360 has protein sequence MKEKDTDNHSWRLQIIIFFILIIGTIVEGQDLRRDKEVLLRLKSFLEEHNPIKRGKYSFWNLQSSPCSWSGISCNQNKSHVIGIDLSNEDLSGKIFHNFSALPELTDLDLSRNTFSGEIPGDLNNCRNLRRLNLSHNIINDKLNLSGLVNIETLDLSVNRIWGEIRLNFPGICRNLMFFNVSGNNFTGRTDDCFDECQNLQHVDLSSNNFSGGLWGGLARTRVFSASENKLSGEVSPAIFTGVCNLEVLDLSENNLSGGVPAEVSNCGNLSSLNLWGNLFSGKIPAEIGRISVLQNLYLGKNNFSREIPESLLNLSNLVFLDLSKNNFRGDIQEIFGRFTQVRFLVLHGNFYTGGIHSSGILKLPRVARLDLSFNNFSGPLPVEISEMKSLEFLILASNQFTGSIPSEYGNLQNLQALDLSFNSLNGSIPSSFGNLTSLLWLMLANNSLTGEIPRELGNCSSLLWLNLANNKLHGRIPSELANIGKNATATFEMNRQTEKFIAGSGECLAMKRWIPVNYPPFSFVYTILTRKSCRSIWDRLLKGYGLFPFCSKIRTLQISGYVQLTGNQFSGEIPNEIGMMKNFSMLHLSCNNFSGKLPPQLGNLPLVVLNVSENNFSGEIPTEIGDLKCLQNLDLSYNNFSGMFPRSLVNLNELIKFNISYNPLITGEVIPSGQFSTFDKDSYLGNPLLRLPSFFNTTPPKSPGSPRMAGSSKRNSSLIGKLASISLILAFLVFGTFSLIVFLMVRSSDESRGFLLEDIKYIKDFGSSSHSSSPWFSNTVTVIRLDKTVFTYADILKATGNFSEDRVIGKGGYGTVYRGMLPDGRQVAVKKLQREGTEGEREFQAEMQILSGNGFNWPHPNLVQLYGWCLDGSEKILVYEYMEGGSLDDLILDRLRLNWRRRIDLAIDVARALVFLHHECFPSVVHRDVKASNVLLDKDGRGRVTDFGLARIMDVGDSHVSTMVAGTIGYVAPEYGQTWKATTKGDVYSFGVLAMELATARRALDGGEECLVEWAKRVMGIGRHGLSRAVIPVAVLGSGLVEGADEMCELLKIGVRCTNEAPLARPNMKEVLAMLINIIGLRGGDEFNHIFSPPSL, from the exons ATGAAGGAGAAAGACACTGATAATCATTCATGGCGTcttcaaattatcattttcttcatcttaATCATAG gtACTATTGTCGAGGGACAAGATTTGCGGAGAGACAAAGAAGTTTTGTTACGGTTGAAATCCTTTTTAGAAGAACACAATCCCATTAAACGAGGAAAATATTCGTTTTGGAATTTGCAGAGCTCGCCCTGTTCTTGGTCTGGAATATCCTGCAATCAAAACAAATCCCATGTCATCGGAATTGACCTTTCAAACGAAGATCTTTCCGGcaaaatttttcataatttctcTGCCTTGCCGGAGCTGACGGACCTTGACCTCTCTAGAAACACTTTCTCCGGCGAAATTCCCGGCGACTTGAACAACTGCAGAAATCTCCGGCGGCTAAATTTGTCGCACAACATCATCAACGACAAGTTGAACTTGTCGGGATTGGTTAACATCGAGACTCTGGATTTGTCAGTCAACCGGATTTGGGGAGAAATAAGGTTGAATTTTCCAGGCATTTGCAGAAATTTGATGTTCTTCAATGTTTCTGGTAATAATTTTACTGGTCGGACGGATGACTGTTTTGATGAGTGCCAGAATTTGCAGCATGTGGATTTAAGCTCCAACAATTTCAGTGGTGGATTGTGGGGTGGGTTGGCGAGGACTCGGGTTTTTTCGGCGTCGGAGAATAAACTTTCCGGCGAGGTTTCGCCGGCGATATTTACAGGGGTTTGTAATTTGGAGGTGTTGGACTTGTCAGAGAATAATCTTTCCGGCGGAGTTCCAGCGGAGGTTTCCAATTGTGGGAATTTGTCTTCTTTGAATCTGTGGGGGAACCTATTTTCCGGGAAAATTCCGGCGGAAATTGGAAGAATTTCGGTTTTGCAGAATTTGTATCTGGGAAAGAACAATTTTTCTCGGGAAATTCCAGAATCCCTTTTGAATTTGAGCAACTTGGTGTTTCTTGATTTGAGCAAGAACAATTTTCGAGGGGACATTCAAGAAATTTTCGGAAGGTTTACACAGGTGAGATTTCTTGTTCTTCATGGGAATTTTTACACTGGAGGGATTCATTCTTCTGGAATTCTTAAGTTGCCAAGAGTTGCTCGTTTGGATTTGAGTTTCAACAACTTTTCAGGTCCATTGCCTGTGGAAATCTCTGAAATGAAGAGCTTGGAGTTCTTGATTCTTGCATCTAATCAGTTCACTGGGAGCATTCCATCAGAATACGGGAACTTGCAGAATCTTCAAGCTCTTGATCTCTCATTCAACAGCTTAAATGGGTCAATCCCAAGCAGCTTTGGGAACTTGACCTCACTCTTGTGGCTAATGCTGGCAAACAACTCTTTGACAGGTGAAATTCCCAGGGAGCTAGGGAATTGTTCTAGCTTGTTGTGGTTGAATCTGGCCAACAATAAGCTACATGGGCGCATCCCGTCCGAGCTAGCAAACATCGGAAAAAATGCCACAGCGACGTTCGAAATGAATAGACAAACCGAAAAGTTTATCGCTGGATCGGGGGAGTGCTTGGCAATGAAGAGATGGATTCCAGTAAACTACCCTCCTTTCAGCTTTGTCTACACAATCCTTACAAGGAAGAGTTGTAGAAGCATTTGGGATAGATTGTTGAAAGGGTATGGCCTTTTCCCATTTTGCAGCAAAATAAGGACTTTGCAGATCTCTGGTTATGTTCAGCTGACTGGGAATCAGTTCAGTGGTGAGATACCAAATGAGATTGGAATGATGAAGAACTTCAGTATGTTGCATTTGAGTTGCAACAATTTCAGTGGGAAACTCCCTCCACAGTTGGGAAATCTGCCGTTGGTTGTTCTAAATGTCtcggaaaacaatttttcaggCGAGATTCCGACCGAGATCGGAGACCTCAAGTGCTTGCAGAATCTTGATTTATCATACAACAATTTCTCTGGCATGTTCCCTAGAAGTTTGGTCAACTTGAATGAGCTTATCAAGTTCAACATCTCATATAATCCTCTCATAACTGGGGAAGTAATTCCAAGTGGGCAATTCTCGACGTTCGACAAGGATTCGTATCTCGGCAATCCTCTTTTGCGCCTTCCATCTTTCTTCAACACAACCCCACCAAAGTCACCAGGCAGCCCAAGAATGGCAGGATCTTCGAAAAGGAATTCGAGTCTAATTGGAAAGTTAGCTTCCATATCACTCATACTTGCTTTTTTGGTATTTGGGACATTTTCTCTTATAGTTTTCTTAATGGTGAGAAGCTCAGATGAATCACGAGGATTTCTCTTGGAAGAtataaagtatataaaagaCTTTGGTTCAAGTTCTCACAGCTCATCCCCATGGTTTTCGAATACGGTTACAGTCATTCGTCTTGACAAGACGGTTTTTACATATGCTGATATTCTAAAAGCCACCGGAAACTTTTCAGAGGATAGGGTGATTGGTAAAGGAGGATATGGAACAGTTTACAGAGGAATGTTGCCTGATGGAAGGCAAGTGGCAGTGAAGAAGCTTCAGAGAGAAGGAACTGAAGGTGAAAGAGAGTTCCAAGCTGAAATGCAGATTCTTAGTGGAAATGGCTTCAACTGGCCGCATCCAAATCTTGTTCAACTTTACGGATGGTGTCTTGATGGGTCGGAGAAGATTTTGGTCTATGAGTACATGGAAGGAGGGAGCTTGGACGATCTCATACTAGACAGACTAAGACTAAACTGGCGGCGACGCATTGATCTTGCAATCGATGTGGCACGAGCATTAGTCTTTCTGCACCATGAGTGTTTCCCCTCTGTTGTGCATCGTGATGTCAAGGCCAGTAACGTTCTGCTCGATAAAGACGGTCGAGGACGGGTGACAGACTTCGGCTTGGCTAGAATTATGGATGTAGGAGACAGCCATGTGAGTACCATGGTGGCTGGAACCATTGGTTATGTAGCACCTGAGTATGGACAAACATGGAAAGCTACGACAAAGGGTGATGTGTATAGTTTCGGAGTTTTGGCAATGGAACTTGCTACGGCAAGACGAGCACTTGACGGAGGGGAAGAGTGTCTAGTTGAATGGGCCAAAAGGGTGATGGGAATTGGAAGACATGGATTGAGTAGAGCAGTGATACCAGTTGCAGTTTTGGGGTCGGGCCTTGTCGAGGGGGCTGACGAGATGTGCGAGCTGCTCAAGATTGGGGTGAGGTGCACAAACGAAGCACCATTGGCAAGACCGAATATGAAGGAAGTTCTAGCCATGTTGATCAATATCATAGGCTTAAGAGGGGGGGATGAATTCAACCACATCTTCTCCCCTCCATCACTGTGA